A stretch of DNA from Thiomicrospira sp. XS5:
TGCCGCCAAGCGGGGTTGATGTCGGGCCGATTGCCATAGGGTTCCAGAGGCATGAAGCCATTCAGTGTGAGAAATTGCCGATTAGATGAAATAATAAACTGCATTCCTCGCATCAAGCAACTATAATTGTATTCAATAATAAGACCATTTAAATAATAAGGGCAAAGACGTGAGTGAAAGGGAGTTTGACTTTACCGAAAAAGATTTTCTGAGAGTCAAAAAAGTTGTTTATGATTTTGCCGGAATTGACTTGAACGATTCCAAAAAAAATCTTGTCTATAATCGTTTGGCCAAGCGTATCCGCTTTTTGGATATGAATTCCTTTTCGGCCTATCTGGATTATGTGGAAGAGCAGGGCGAAGCGGAATTTGTGCACCTGATTAACGCCATCACCACGAACCTGACGTTTTTCTTCCGCGAAAACCACCATTTCGAATATCTGGCCAACCAAGTCATTCCGATGCTGTTGGAAAAAAATAAGGCCTCTAAAAAAATTCGGATTTGGTCGGCGGGCTGTTCCACCGGTGAAGAACCTTATTCCATTGCCATTGTTTTGAAAGAAGCGGTGCCGTCTGGTTGGGATGCTCGCGTACTGGCGACAGACTTGGATACCAATGTGGTCCAAACCGGTCAAACCGGTGTCTACAAGATTGATCGATTGAAAGGTGTTTCGGACGAACGTAAAAAACGCTGGTTTTTAAAAGGCTCCGGCGCGCGCGAGGGGTATGTTCGAGTCAAGCCGGAGTTGCAGCAAATCATCGATTTTGGCCAAATTAATTTAATGAACGAATGGCCGATTCGAGATGCTGTTGATGTGATTTTCTGCCGCAATGTGGTCATTTACTTCGATAAAGAGACGCAAGCACGTTTGTTTGATCGTTACGCCAACTTGTTGCCGGACAACGGTCATTTGTTCATTGGGCATTCCGAATCATTATATAAAGTGTGTGACCGTTTCGAGTTGCTCGGTCAAACCATTTACCGGAAAATTCGCTGAGCAGATTGCGGTATAATCGTTGTTAAGAAATTCATAAAATCATTAAACCCGTTCAGGTAAGCCATATGTCAAAGGTAAAAGCTCTCGTCGTCGATGATTCTGCATTGGTTCGATCCATGTTGCAGGAAATGTTGGGGGCCGACCCCGATATTGAGGTGGTTGGCACGGCCTCCGATCCGTACGATGCCCGTCAGAAGGTGAAGGAGTTACACCCGGATGTGCTGACACTGGATGTGGAAATGCCAAAAATGGACGGCGTGACGTTTTTGAAAAACCTGATGCGTTTGCACCCGTTGCCAGTCGTGATGGTATCGACCTTGACCGAAAAGGGCGCGGACATTACGTTTGAGGCGTTGGATTTAGGCGCGGTGGACTTTGTAACCAAGCCGAAAATCGATTTGGAGCATACGTTTGAGGATTATGCTCAAGAAATCCGCACCAAGGTCAAAACGGCGGCTAAGGTGTCGAGATGGCAGTTGGAGCGCCACTATGCGCGTTATGCTTCCAACCTGAAAGAAAAGCCGATTGTGTTGCCGAGTGTGCGTCCGGCCCCCTCGAAAAGTGTGGCGGAAAAATATTCGGCCGATGTCATTGTTCAGAAAAAATCGCCGTCTGCGACGTCTCGACTGTCAGATAAAATCATTGCGTTAGGCGCTTCTACCGGTGGGACGGAAGCCATTAAAGAAGTGTTAATGCGTTTGCCGGCCAATACGCCGGGCATGGTCATTACCCAGCATATCCCGGCGACATTCAGTTTGCCGTTTGCACAGCGCATGGATACGGTGTCGGAAATGACGGTGGTGCAAGCAGAAGATCGTCAACCGATTCTGCCTGGGCACGTATACATTGCGCCAGGCGACAAGCATTTATTGGTGGAAAAAGCCGGAGGCGGTTATATTTGCCGCTTGAATGACGGACCGCCGGTCAATCGCCATAAGCCTTCCGTGGATGTCATGTTTCGCACTGTGGTTCAGAACGTCGGCAAGAGCGCCATCGGGGTTCTGTTAACCGGCATGGGCGCGGACGGCGCCAAAGGTATGAAAGAGTTACAGGAAATCGGTGTGCCGACCGTTGCGCAGGATGAAAAAACCAGTGTTGTTTGGGGCATGCCGGGAGAAGCGGTTAAGCTGGGCGCGGCGGATCATGTGCTTCCATTGGGACGGATTCCCGAGAAAATTCTGGAGCTGGTCAAAAAATAATGCATTTGACCAGGCCTGGTGTTTCTTCTTGTTTTTAAATCAAAAACTCGTCAGAAGCGAAATCACTGCTTCCGCATAAACAATTTTATCCATTAAGAATTTATCATTCCCGCCGAGAAAACACTTAGTGCTGGCATATTAACTGCTTTGCATGAGTTAACGTTACGGGTTTATTTAAGGAAAAACGCATGTTGCATACTTTTAAGCAATACTGGCCAGCTTGGCTCTTAACTCTGCTAGGGGTGGTATTGACCTTTATAGACATTCCATTTATCGGTGCCATTGCACTGGTTTTGGTTTCCTTGATCTGGACATTGTCCGTGGCAAAATTTGCCAGGGAGAGTGGTGACGCCAGCGGAGCCGTGAAAGCGGTGCCTGCGTCAGTCGCACCAGTCAACGAGAGTCAATCAACGAACTTTGATGCCACGGTGATTGACGATTCCCTGCAAGTCATTATGAATGACATTGATGCCGTCGTGGATCAAGAAGTTGAAGTCGTGCGCGGAGAATTGCTGCAGGTTAAAGAGCTGGTCGCTGAGGCAATTGAAACCTTGAATTCCAGCTTTATGGGGCTGCACGACCAAACTCAGGAAGAGTATAAGATGGTGGTTTCCCTGCTGGATAACTTAGGCGGCAGCGGCGAAGGGATGAGTATTCAGAAATTCTCAACCGAAATCAAAGATGTGTTGGAATTTTTGATTACCCTGTTGCGAAACTCCAGTCAGCGCAGTAACGAAACCGTCGATAAAATTGACGATATGGTCAGTCAGATCGAATCGATTTTTGCCCTGTTGGAAGATGTTAAGGGCATTGCCGATCAAACCAATCTGTTGGCTTTGAATGCGGCGATTGAAGCGGCGCGCGCCGGAGAAGCCGGTCGTGGCTTTGCGGTGGTGGCGGATGAAGTTCGCAAACTGTCGTTGAACTCCAACCAGTTGAACGAACAGATTCGCAAGCAGGCGGAAAAAGCGAAACAAACCGTTGACCAAGTGCGCCGTCGAGTGATGGACACTGCCGAAAAAGACATGGAAGAGGCCAATTCTTCGCAGGATCAGGTCACGGTATTGGTCAGCGACCTCGAAGCGATGAACAGCGGTATTTCCAATAAGCTGGGCGATGTGTCCGGTATTATTTCCGAAATCGAAGTCAGTGTGTCCAATGCCATGCGTTCCTTGCAGTTCGAAGACATTGTGCGTCAGTTGGTCGAACAGGTCTTGAACCACTTGGAAAACCTGACCGGCTTTTCACACAAAATCAATCACTTCATTGAAGAGAGCAAGAACGATCCTGTGAAATCGGTCGCCGAGCATAAGCAGCGTTTGGAGGCCTTCCGGCACACCATTCACCAGGAGCGTGAAGAGATTGAAGCCAAGCGGATGCGACGCG
This window harbors:
- a CDS encoding protein-glutamate O-methyltransferase CheR encodes the protein MSEREFDFTEKDFLRVKKVVYDFAGIDLNDSKKNLVYNRLAKRIRFLDMNSFSAYLDYVEEQGEAEFVHLINAITTNLTFFFRENHHFEYLANQVIPMLLEKNKASKKIRIWSAGCSTGEEPYSIAIVLKEAVPSGWDARVLATDLDTNVVQTGQTGVYKIDRLKGVSDERKKRWFLKGSGAREGYVRVKPELQQIIDFGQINLMNEWPIRDAVDVIFCRNVVIYFDKETQARLFDRYANLLPDNGHLFIGHSESLYKVCDRFELLGQTIYRKIR
- a CDS encoding chemotaxis response regulator protein-glutamate methylesterase; translation: MSKVKALVVDDSALVRSMLQEMLGADPDIEVVGTASDPYDARQKVKELHPDVLTLDVEMPKMDGVTFLKNLMRLHPLPVVMVSTLTEKGADITFEALDLGAVDFVTKPKIDLEHTFEDYAQEIRTKVKTAAKVSRWQLERHYARYASNLKEKPIVLPSVRPAPSKSVAEKYSADVIVQKKSPSATSRLSDKIIALGASTGGTEAIKEVLMRLPANTPGMVITQHIPATFSLPFAQRMDTVSEMTVVQAEDRQPILPGHVYIAPGDKHLLVEKAGGGYICRLNDGPPVNRHKPSVDVMFRTVVQNVGKSAIGVLLTGMGADGAKGMKELQEIGVPTVAQDEKTSVVWGMPGEAVKLGAADHVLPLGRIPEKILELVKK
- a CDS encoding methyl-accepting chemotaxis protein, which codes for MLHTFKQYWPAWLLTLLGVVLTFIDIPFIGAIALVLVSLIWTLSVAKFARESGDASGAVKAVPASVAPVNESQSTNFDATVIDDSLQVIMNDIDAVVDQEVEVVRGELLQVKELVAEAIETLNSSFMGLHDQTQEEYKMVVSLLDNLGGSGEGMSIQKFSTEIKDVLEFLITLLRNSSQRSNETVDKIDDMVSQIESIFALLEDVKGIADQTNLLALNAAIEAARAGEAGRGFAVVADEVRKLSLNSNQLNEQIRKQAEKAKQTVDQVRRRVMDTAEKDMEEANSSQDQVTVLVSDLEAMNSGISNKLGDVSGIISEIEVSVSNAMRSLQFEDIVRQLVEQVLNHLENLTGFSHKINHFIEESKNDPVKSVAEHKQRLEAFRHTIHQEREEIEAKRMRRVSSESMEEGEIDLF